The genomic stretch tcccacttatgctagtggaagcaaagaaaaatagacaaatgtcgtctaaatgctagatgtatctaatctatatcatcacatacatctgtttgattttgtttgaaaatcttttcattataagcccggggccatgccacttagggtgcttagaatgataaagatgtttttgtttaaccagccttgtggcaaaagtttcaatgaagtcagccttgtgacaaaaactttgattaatcagccagccttgtggcaaaagtttcaatgaagtcagccttgtgacaaaaactttgattaatcatccagtatggtggtaaaacggtttgattgattagccagccttgtggcaaaaagaaagttgattgattagccagccttgtggcaaaaaaagtttgattgattgattgtttgtgatgatatataagagatactcctagcatagagatgaaaaatgtctaatctcctagggtatttgatttggatattggggatgcttataagaagcccgtgggtccttgtacgaagcccaagaggaggctatccgagggtccttgcattgtaagcccaagaggaggctatgggagggacaatccggggtccttgcattgtaagcccaagaggaggctatgggagggtcactcgtttgtacaaagcccaaggggaggcatggtatagttggtttgagctcttagagcgatttcaccgggaaaccatactctatgtcctaacctaaactagtggagattctttgcacgaagcccaataggaggctatggggaacctagtgttgtactaagttgaataagcatatataacacaaacacacatatgaacaagtacgaacaaacatgaacaagtatgaacaaatatgaacaggtatgaacaattatatatgacaaagtgtgtgtatataatggagtttatgaaggaaatatacctgtaagcatgatccatttgtatacacagggctcgggactcacactcggggagaggtccatttgagtttattcaaaactatgtaaacaggtattcacaaaagggcttgggacttatacctacatggaggcccatggtatatttttgggaagatttaaagaaaaccttcatttttggtttgttattcaaagttacaaaacacattgattgagatatgtacaaaaggcgtacaatgaaatacccaatttcatgtactagagtgggtatgtacaaaagggcttgggacttatacctacgtggaggcccgtgttttatttacaaaacatggttgattgtttatttacagacgcgaggtttcgcttttgaaaaactgtttgaagatttgttttgaaagagttttctgtacaaagaaaaactgtataaagaaaagggacttatactctctaatattcgagaggcccatgttttattttcataaaacatggtggatggtttaaaaaagatttgaaagatttgtttgttaaaaaaaaactgtttggaagtttatttggaaaaagttttctgttaaaacaaaaactgtacaaagaaagacgaaagggacttatactctctaatattcgagaggccccacatcgttttgaaaatcaattgatcaatttaaaaagatttaatcaatagtttcctttgaaaatcaaaaagaaatggtttaccgtttttgaaaagaatcgtgatcgctcgtttttaaaacgatttgaattttgaaagaaatcaatttaatcaagataaacaagaagattgtcttcaaataacatttagatgattagggtttgcttcaaaaaatatttacaagtgattaaatttgaaaatcaaatgaaaaataatatttaaaagtattaaaattacttaaaaacaagtcattttaaaaccaattaaaaatgtatcaaataaatattttttgatgcttttttttgatattcttaaaatatgtatattaaataagaagtgtttaaaaaatgaagaaaaaataagttaatttgattggttaattaatgggttaaagttgtaaagaaaatagagaaaaatagtgtcaaaaaattggttttgtcttccaaagggcttgaacccacgcccttgtgctTACTACTCAAAACATGAACCAagcgagctgcgcgtgcagcttgttattcatacgcttccaaggaattatattttaaaacaaatatttgaaatttccaaaccaaaaaacgcgccaagaacacaaccctaactgaattttgaatttcttcaaatctgtgttgttttgatcaggtAAAGGGTCTATTCCACTTGGTTTTTCATGACgaacatgatggtggtctttaatttcatttattttcactctaagggggtcaattttcgcatgaacatgaagaaccctaaaactgaaattcaatgtgaaatcgtgtatgtgcaagttatgatgcaattgattgagggttaatgatcctcataggtgcagaaacaagatggcatattcatttttcatttatgatgcatgtatgatggagtttgaagttcatgagcacttacctcaaaaacggccaaactggaaattgaaatcgtgcctggaggtgttacagatgctttgtatcaatctggatagcttcaatggaccttatgtgatgtgtttgaatgcctggaacaatttgaaaacctcttgatcaatccatggtactcgacctgcagtatggttcaagtgaggatcaagctagctgattttgatgtttcagatcatggataatggttggaacagttcatatgaagtatatggagtgtgtttggatggttagattggacagatatggcctggtatgagaattgatatgttaaggctcatttcatgttcatatggaggtgagatgatgattctgagttttggggtgatttggggtgtgtgagtggttcaaacaagtttcaaatgatgtttgtggtttgtgggaagcatcactttggtcagaacttgcaagagatggaggttgagttttctacctcactttgaaacacatgacttgtaattcaagaaagaagagagaaaacctataattgtgaggttttggtgtgaatttggaagtgatttgaacctctatttataggccaagagttctgaactcagacctttgcaagttgcttcaaagtttgatgatttggcttaagggatagaaaggaatcttttacatttaatgcatatggttaaaagtaactaaaccatggttattttccaagcttcttatctctttccattctgatctcaaatcagaaaaatatcattcaatcattgcttctatgcatcattacttggatcatttggcaaattggttcataactttgcaaaaatggcttgaaatttcaagtgaaaagttcactaatggcaaaattcaaaaccatagctacactccatattttttcatgctcttggacattttagaaagctcatgttgcatacttcaaaaccctagttgaaagtttcttcaaactctttaaggaaatgggtgaaaaagatccatgaactttgagaaaaatgagatttcaagtgaagttttcaaaaagtaccaactttgaagcaccatatctcttaaatggttgatcttatggaaaaaatttatatgtgtcaaagttgtttattggatcaaaatctacaactttcatgttggaagtttttttcagtttgtaggtgaaattttgagaaattccctttcaaagtttagaaaaaaccatgaaaaaacacttagaaaaatttctaagtatgaaaagtcaaactttgactttttgattcttgattgattttcttgatttttcttgatcaaatgacttcatatatcatatattgatgattcaaaacttcaaaagtcatggttgaccaaaattccccaaaagtcaatggtgatcttgttgagttgactttttcagacgaatcgcgtttctggagatttcaaatgaaacaggctatcctcaccatatgaatggtatgaatggatcatattgaagcattagaggatattgagccatggtttgagttgtgacaccatgtcctgattaaaaagtcagttgttcagtgaattaggtcaaaaaaccctaattgtcgacctgatgaaattgatgactgtaggtattgaattgagatgcaatttccatgggatattgtcatagggattatttgaggatgattgaaacctttgattgacttcctgggggtttttatggtttcccaaatgtgatccctgatttcagtccctgatagtttaaaaccctgatctgaggatttgtctgatcaatctttgtgtaggagatgttatgagccaatggattaggtcaaaatgatgcacttgaggtcttgatatcatgtcccaagccattaggtcaaattctgagcaaaagtcaagagtatgctatcttcaggcaaaaccctaattcagtcgattcagagcctttgagcttgttgagatggatctctgaggaccaaatgttgattgttgatgaagatagttcttttgagatgaagggagaacaaaaccctaattgattgttacttgtactgatgagtgatttcctgattaaatcctgctgagtcacaagtaacaaacacaagctatgcaatttgttagagatgcaaatgatgcatatgcaaatgatatgaggtggtgtcttaggtcaaaaattggggtatgacaggtacaAAGGGTCCTTAGGAGGGAAAGGCATCCCTTGAACAGCAACCACAGACTCGATCCACTTAGTATAATCCTCATAAGTAGCACAGTCTCGCTGACCAAAATGTTTCTtatctctccaacaaatactgTTCCAGGCTTGTACAGCTTCTTCCATTTGCCCATTGTCGGTGGCCACATGATAGAAAATGTTCTCAGCTATCTCTGTTTGCTCAGGTGGACTGAGAAAAGCATATCCAAATGTTCTTCTGTCCAAGACGGGGTTATAGTTGATTCCGCCCCTAAGACCCATGAGAGGTACGTTTTTGAACTTTCCGCAACTCATAATAACTTCCCTGTCATCTAAAGCACTATTATACCAGACAATATCTTTAGCCCTCAGCCCCATAATCCTTTCAGCCCATTTAGATGTGTGCCTACTATCAACGAAAGCTCCACGCTCAGGCAGATGTGACCTGAACCATCGGTATAACAACGGAGCACAGAATCTAACCAGACCTCCCTTACCTCCCTTCTGAATACCCTTGTGATGAATGgagtgataaacatcccccaaaagtgtgggaaccggattctgcaagatgaatatatgaattgcattcatgtcaacaaAATTAGGAACGTATGAGAACAACACGATGCCATATATACTTAGAGCCAAGATAGCCCTAAATGTGTCCCATTCCTTTGCTTCAGCAGCCTCACAACCCCTTTTAACCAGAAACTccatgcaaaaaccaaaacctccTCCCTTCTTGGTGAGATTTGCTTCCACGACCGACTTGCTCTTCATGGTGCTATAGTATGGCACTTCCTTCTTTATAGGGATGCCAAGAAATAGGGAATACTCTTCCAATGTAGGAACCAAGAGGTAGTCGGTGAACGTGAAGCAGCGGAGGGAAGGATTATAGAACTGCAGCAAAGTATGAACCCCTTCTTGCTCATACttggtgaacggcatcttgagaagGCTCAGAATGTACCCATATTCCTTTCTGAAGTTGGTTATCTCATCTGGCGTGATCTTCTTTGCTAAACACCCAAGggaatccagattcggattcAGGAAAGAATAAGAGGGGTTGCGCCTAACAGTCTTCACTGGTGTGGCCAtgtgttggtcggagacaaagccaaaagttcctgaaaataaatgaacatgcatgttaaatgagaTGGCGGAATGCAGttcattgggagaatcctaaagtcttttcattatttcttttctttttcttttcttttcccttttttttttgcaaaagagTATACATCTTcccttttttggaaatagactttaggattctccacgaatgaagtgaggtggatgcaatagcatgatgtgtcatgtgtcatgtgtgtgatgtagtgagagactgaatgtccctcgcaACTCTGAATAACTGGGTAATACTGAATGTagcaggttcaaaattccggcttcagattgcaaaatggaaatcagggtatgatgaaggctagtatcctgtcccaccccaaactcacgggtatgaattctagacacggacaggtggtccctaatggtcactaaggtctacagttcccatggggtacaaagtgtttgtggcagcaagggtgccagacacagtgttccatgaaagaccctcgcccagttgtggtaccccatgttgaactcgatcgtagcaagggccacgggagtcaacatgagcatccacgctaatcctatgtgtcacttggccttggtagtgggccttttacctcacaaaaccccccacctgcaaaacagaacagaagaccccaaggaacacaaaatataatccatatgcatgatgtgcaagcagaaataaacatgatatgcaagcagaaaataaacatgcaaacatatatacaagatatagacataaaacaaataaacacccagtaaataaacaaacaaacgcaggctaggatcgactcgctaagaatggacccgcaataggtctagcaacatccccagcagagtcgccagctatcgcacgctcgcgaaaaatgaacagagtcgccaccaatatatttatcccacaagggaaaggaatatcagaaaacctacaaaggaaggaacagggtcttacgaccagagaatagggtacgggagtcggttacgcgaggggaaggtattagcacccctcgcgcccatcgtactcgatggtatccacctatgtttgtttctatctaaagggtgtgtactatgtctatgtctacatgcgaatgaatgcaaaagaaatacggggaaaagaaggaatatttacaagtgtgctcgttcaagccccgcgacttgatgcctacgtatccttttcaggaatcagagcgccgtagttcggctcaagatttttgtttgtttttgtgttttttagttgggcggagttaacgctcgcgctcttgcctaaggggacagcctaggatgcaatggagcggagataacgatgcccttaagaaaggagagaaggagagagtttgagtgtttcgaggaaatccctaaagcaagggaaactcgagttactctatggtttgtgttttttagaagttgggaacttacgcctgaatgggaccctaaagcaagggagatccaagcactcgaacattccctaaagcaaggggtgttcaagcttccattccctttttaagattttcagttttttattaatgttttaagtgttttctttgtattttttaatggggaatttattcaagtatttttattagtgttttatggttgtaaaaaaaaaagaatgcaaaaagggaactagtcctaatttctacatctatgttaTTGATTATTCTAAGGGAAAATGAGGAGGAGAAGCAATTAAATGGAAAAAACAAATTCAAAGACCAAGGGCATTTTAGACAATTCACATGCATGGAAAATATTcacgaaaaagaaaaagaattaaaatctacaTTATTCACAAGCAATTCTATTTTATTTCATGCAAGAGAGTTAATTGAGTTTAACAAAGAAAGCAATTATTTGTTTatgattttttaatcaattaaaaatcaaagaaaacaatcaattaaaatttcaattaaaagaaaataaagtttctAAAAAATAATTGGATGAAAAAGTATCCGTTATTTTTATTAGGGTGGAAAATGATTCTTTTAACAAGGATTAAAGAGAGAAAGTAAAACAATTAACAAAGCTGAACAGGGGGTGGATTAGCGAAATTAAAATGAACTGAAACCATGCTAAAGTGTATCTGGGCTCGAAACAAGAGGGTGTGAATAGAGGGGAGGGCGCGAAGCCCAACAGCAAACTCCATTATTCTACTTCATCTCATTATTCCAGATTTATTTTACTCATTTTTCAGCATGTAGTGTATATCCAAGCGTGACATGAGAACTACTAGTGCTTCTATCAATTGGTCATGTGGCAATTTAAGTATAATAAGACAAAATGAATGCTGAACCAATCAGAAGCGTACAACTCACAGCTCAATCATTGAATtaagaaaaaatagaaaagatgctGAAAGTGAGCACAAATGAGGCACTGCCATGTCATCATAACGCAATAATACCATGCACCATACACAAGCGCCGGAAACAGACGCCGGTTGCCTTCTCCGGCATGCCGCCGCCACCGGAATTCACGAAAATTTCCAGAAATCCAAGACGCATACACTGCCTTGCTCGGATTTTCGCGTAGAGCACGGATCCGAGCTTAGTTTCCTCTAAAACTACATCTATCATCCAAACAGAAGCAAATAGTAAAACCCTAGCCAAACAAAAGTTAACAAGGCAACGTTCAAGGGAACCTACGCTATCAGCATTCACACTTAGATCGATTTCACGCAGATAAACACCGGATTCATACGAAATCAAGAGCAAGAATAGAAATGTAACAAACAACGAACACATTTCAAATATGCGAGATCGGTACATGTTATCATGATGCTGAGAGAGTTTTTCTGTGTTTACCTGAACGCTCTTTGATTCAGTAGAGGGAGAAAGCTATATGAATCCGAGCCTCCAACGATAACCGCGTACGTGTAGATCAGCTCCTCTTAGCGTGAATCTTCAACTGAGGGATGGATCTGGTTTTTGCTGAGAATCCTGAGCTTGTGTTGAAGGTGATGATGTTGTTCAATGCTGCATAGTGATGGCGAAAGAGGATCGTAGTTGTTGCTAAGGGTTGAATGGAAAGAGCGGTGGCCGGAGTTAGTTGTTGTAGTTGGTTAGGGTGGTCGGAGGAGTCTGTTACGGTGGCGGTTGGTGGCGGAAGGAGTGAAGAGGACGTGAGGGAGAGAAGAGAGAATGGAGAGAGTTTCGGAGTGAGAGTGTGAAGTGAGTCCGAAGGAGAGAAGAGAGTGGAAGAGCTTGGTCCTTTATATAGTAAGAGGTGTTTATGACTCATGATGGAATCTTTGGAGTGGGACTTTATTTGGTAACACTTAGTGCATAAGTTTGTGTATTTGTAGCAAGCTTTTGGTGAGCCTTTTTTAAGAGCAGCATGTGCCTCGCCTGGTATGGAAACATGTAGATGATATGTGCTATAAATGATGCAGCCATGGTACCTCACCAAAATAGTTCACTTAGCTCACTTCATGCTCTTATATTTTGTTAACCGAGCCTCCGCACGACTACTTCTTGGGCTCATATTAGAGAGGGCATGGCAAAGAATGTTTTAAGATCAAGCTTGTCCAAAATAGAGACTTGTGAAGGAAGAAAATTGGAGTTGAagttggcacaccatgtgtttgatgATATGCTTGCGCATGACCTGGATTTCTGCCTTGGCCAGATCCTTGACTTGGTCAGGGTGAGGGCATGACTTTGGAGGCTTGCACTTGGCTCAATATTTGTTCAATTGCCATGATTCTTGTTTTGTTGGATAGAGCACATGGAGATAAATAGAATGAGACCAAGTTTGCATTTGTAGAGTTCCTGAATTGCCGTAGAATTGGCTTCAAAattggcacgccacgtgcttgatgaaatgtgTCACGTATGACCAGAATTGTGCCCAGTTTCATGACTTGAGTGAATGTCATTCTGAAAACTTCAACACTCAATATCTCTTGATCCAAgcctcaaatggaaaaactccCAACTAGAAAGTTGTAAAGGGCTATGATTTGAACACTTTTGATGTTAAGCTTGTCTTAAAATCCTGCCATTTTCAACATGATAATTGGACCTGAAGTCAGCTGCCCTGCCAATTGGAAATTCACTCAAAAATTCTTTAAGtgtagaactttcctcttttggcaagttcccatttcaactaaatttccaaatttggcagttttgattatttcttgatattttctcatttctttgactttctttgactaattttccaccaaaagtcaatatttgaataattcttgtGATTTTGACCCGAAAGTCGACTGTACTGATTTTtttctgattattgatgaaattcccgattaactctcttccagtcaaatccagtcaaacaaacacatccacacagtcagtacGAGAAGCTTTTCCACCcatagaagccattcctgatcaaatgttgaccagaaagtcaactggttgactttggtcaaagaaaaccCTGATTTAGGGGACCAGATGACTTGCAAGCTTGTACTCTTCACTCAATGCCGTGATTTGAAGTAGAGAggaaccccaatccagg from Vicia villosa cultivar HV-30 ecotype Madison, WI linkage group LG4, Vvil1.0, whole genome shotgun sequence encodes the following:
- the LOC131597180 gene encoding uncharacterized protein LOC131597180, producing MATPVKTVRRNPSYSFLNPNLDSLGCLAKKITPDEITNFRKEYGYILSLLKMPFTKYEQEGVHTLLQFYNPSLRCFTFTDYLLVPTLEEYSLFLGIPIKKEVPYYSTMKSKSVVEANLTKKGGGFGFCMEFLVKRGCEAAEAKEWDTFRAILALSIYGIVSHLPERGAFVDSRHTSKWAERIMGLRAKDIVWYNSALDDREVIMSCGKFKNVPLMGLRGGINYNPVLDRRTFGYAFLSPPEQTEIAENIFYHVATDNGQMEEAVQAWNSICWRDKKHFGQRDCATYEDYTKWIESVVAVQGMPFPPKDPLYLSYPNF